The Mycolicibacterium monacense genome contains the following window.
CGGAGATGGACACCACGTCGCCGAGGTCGAGACCGGACAGCTGGGCGTACTGCTCGGCGCGGTTCTTGGCGTCCTCGAAGGCGCGGGCCCGCGCGTCGCGGATCAGCTGCGAATCGTCTTCGATCGAATAGTTGACCGAGTTGATCCGGGTGGCGTCGCCGCCGGTGCTGACGATCAGCGCCAGCGCCTGCGACGCCGCGCTCAGGTCGCGGATCTTGACGTCGATCGAGTTGCTGGCGCGGTAACCGATGATGTCGGTCCCGTCGGCGCCGAACTGCGGTTGCAGGCTGACCTGGGTGGTGCTGATGTCCTCGCGGGCGATGCCGGCGTCGACGAGTGCGTTGATCACGGCCTGCTGGCGTTCGCCGGACTGGTTCATCGCCCCCGTCACGTCCGCGGCGATCGCCTCCATCGCGACGCCCGCGGTCAGCGTGTCCGGGGCGCCCTGCACCTCACCGGATCCCACGACGGTGACCTGCCGGGTCTCGGCGGACCCGCTCGCGGCCGGGCCGGACGTGGCGTCACACCCGGCCACCCCGGCCACCGTCACACCCGCCGCGACGAAGGTGAGCAACCGGGTCTTCGCGCGCGCAGAGATCGGCATGCCAGGCACCCTACCGTCAGGGCGTGACCAAGATCTTGCATTGCTCGTCGGGGCGCGACAGCGTGGCGAAGGCGTCGCCCACCCCGTCGAGACCGACCTCCCCGGTGATCAGCGGTGCGACGTCGATCGCGCCTTCGGCGATGGCCCGCAACGTCTCCGCGAACTCGCCCCCGTCATAGGCGAACACGAACTGGATGCTGAGTTCCTTCGGGGCGCCGTAGAACGGCATCACGGTGTCGGGTTCCATGCACACCCCGGCCACCACCACGCGGGTGTGGGCCGGTGCGCGGCGCATGACGTCGTTGAGGATGCCCGGGGCGCCGACGGCCTCGAACACCACCGCGGGCGCGGCGACCTCGAACGGGGACCGCTGCGCCGGGTCGACGGTCTCGTGCGCGCCCATGGTCTGCGCAAGCCGGCGTCGGGTCTGCGAGAAGTCCGCTGCGACAACATGTTCGACGCCGCGCAACCGCAGCGCGGCGATGATCGCCATGCCGATCGGCCCGCATCCGATCACGAGCGCGGATTCGGCAGGGGTGATCGCGGACCTGTTCACCGCGTGCAGGCCCACCGCCATCGGTTCGGTCAGCGCGGCGTGCCGGGGATCGAGCCCGTTCGGCACGGGCAGCAGCAGCGGCGCCGACAGCAGCATGCGTTCGGCGTATCCGCCGATGACGCTGTTGGAGTACACGATCGGAACGACACCGGTCTGCGAGATCAGCGCCGGGATCGACGTCACGACGGTACCCGGTGGCGGAGCGTCGGTCTCCGGACCGGCTTCGAGCACCTCCGCGGCGATCTCGTGGCCCATGAACACGTCGGCGGACAGGTCGACGGTATCGCCCAGCTGGGGCATGCCCTCCATCTGCGCACCCGCGGCCAGCGCGTCGTCGCCGTGGGCGGCGAAGTGCAGATCGGATCCGCAGATGCCGCACGCCTTCACCGCGACCAGCACCTGCCCCGGCCCGGGTACCGGTTCGGGCACATCGTCACGCAACACCATCCGGCCGCCGCGCAGCACCGACGCGCGCACTACCGCGGGTCCGTCTTCAACTCGTCAGTGTGTTCGGTGATCGCCTTGACGATCGCGTCGCCGGCCCGGCCGAGCAACTGGTCGCGCATACCCTTGGCCCAGTCGTGCGAGGCGCGAGGGGCGGTGAGCTGACCCTTGAAGTGCGGCATCACCTTTCGCGCGAACAGATCGTAGGAGTGGTAGGTGGCCTCCGGGGACGCCCAGTCGTGGCCGAGCAACAGCAGTGTCCCGAACCCGCCGGACTTCTCGAGCAGGTCGTCGATGTAGGCGATGGCGTCGTCGGGCGTGCCGATACAGCAGTTCCCCTGTGCGGCGTACTCGGCCACGAACTCCCGCGGCGAGCGGTCCCCCTCGACGCTGTTGGACAGTGGGACGAAGCCGGCCGCACCGAAGTAGTTGGCGAAATCGGCCAGTCCGTACGTGCAGTCGTCGATCGCCTGCTCTCGCGTGTCGGCCAGGTGCATGATCGACAGCACCCGCCAGTTGTCCCGTTCGGGTTCGGGGCGGCCCGATTTCGCCGCCTGGTCGACGACGATCTGCCACGTCGACTCCAGTGCCGCGAATCCACCCGGCACCGACATCGACAGTGACAGCAGCGACGTGCCGAGTGCACCGGCCAGTCGTGGTCCGGACGGGGAGATCATCGCGGCGGTGGAGATCTCGGGGTACGGCCACGTGTAGGGCCGGATGTGAAGTTGGGCGTCGCGCAGGGTGAACCAGTCGGTCTCGCGGGTGATGCGTTCCTCGGGTTCCGCGCGGAACAGCGCGAGGATCGCCTCGAGCGACTCCTGCATCATGCGGCGCTGCTCGACCGGGTCGATGCCCATCATGTAGGCGTCCGACGGCAGCGCGCCCGGGCCGGTGCCGAACATGACGCGGCCACGGGTGAGGTGGTCGAGCAGCACCCACCGGTCGGCCACCATGAGCGGATGGTGGTAGGGCAGCGACACCACGCCGGTGCCGAGGCGGATGTGTCTGGTCCGTTCGGCGGCCGTGGCGATGAAGACCTCCGGGCAGGCGATGAGTTCGTAACCGCCCGAATGGTGTTCGCCGAACCACGCCTCGTCGAAGCCGAGCCGGTCCAGCCGCACCACCCGCTCGAGGTCGTATTCCAATGCGACGGTGGGGGATTGGCCCACCGGGTGGAACGGTGTGATGAAGACGCCGAAGTTCAGCGGTGTGCGGCTCATGTCAGCTCCAATCCGGCCAGATGCTCCAGCAACAACGCGTTGACCTCGTCGGGCCGCTCCTGCTGGAGCCAGTGGCCTGCACCGTCGAGCAGCACCTCGCGGTACTCGCCGGTGACGAGGTCGGT
Protein-coding sequences here:
- a CDS encoding SIMPL domain-containing protein, with product MPISARAKTRLLTFVAAGVTVAGVAGCDATSGPAASGSAETRQVTVVGSGEVQGAPDTLTAGVAMEAIAADVTGAMNQSGERQQAVINALVDAGIAREDISTTQVSLQPQFGADGTDIIGYRASNSIDVKIRDLSAASQALALIVSTGGDATRINSVNYSIEDDSQLIRDARARAFEDAKNRAEQYAQLSGLDLGDVVSISESPGSTPPTPMPRGEAAMAVPLEPGRQTVGFSVTVIWELA
- a CDS encoding zinc-binding dehydrogenase → MRASVLRGGRMVLRDDVPEPVPGPGQVLVAVKACGICGSDLHFAAHGDDALAAGAQMEGMPQLGDTVDLSADVFMGHEIAAEVLEAGPETDAPPPGTVVTSIPALISQTGVVPIVYSNSVIGGYAERMLLSAPLLLPVPNGLDPRHAALTEPMAVGLHAVNRSAITPAESALVIGCGPIGMAIIAALRLRGVEHVVAADFSQTRRRLAQTMGAHETVDPAQRSPFEVAAPAVVFEAVGAPGILNDVMRRAPAHTRVVVAGVCMEPDTVMPFYGAPKELSIQFVFAYDGGEFAETLRAIAEGAIDVAPLITGEVGLDGVGDAFATLSRPDEQCKILVTP
- a CDS encoding LLM class flavin-dependent oxidoreductase; protein product: MSRTPLNFGVFITPFHPVGQSPTVALEYDLERVVRLDRLGFDEAWFGEHHSGGYELIACPEVFIATAAERTRHIRLGTGVVSLPYHHPLMVADRWVLLDHLTRGRVMFGTGPGALPSDAYMMGIDPVEQRRMMQESLEAILALFRAEPEERITRETDWFTLRDAQLHIRPYTWPYPEISTAAMISPSGPRLAGALGTSLLSLSMSVPGGFAALESTWQIVVDQAAKSGRPEPERDNWRVLSIMHLADTREQAIDDCTYGLADFANYFGAAGFVPLSNSVEGDRSPREFVAEYAAQGNCCIGTPDDAIAYIDDLLEKSGGFGTLLLLGHDWASPEATYHSYDLFARKVMPHFKGQLTAPRASHDWAKGMRDQLLGRAGDAIVKAITEHTDELKTDPR